A window from Oreochromis aureus strain Israel breed Guangdong linkage group 16, ZZ_aureus, whole genome shotgun sequence encodes these proteins:
- the LOC116334332 gene encoding aryl hydrocarbon receptor-like isoform X3 — MLRNPGTYANKKRKKPALKQKKVSEGNAVVKSNPSKRHRDRLNGELDRLMDLLPFPEEVRSRLDKLSVLRLSVGYLRVKSFFKATMKNSKSSVMFPGLNGHNNMDTTAFSEGDLLLQALNGFVMVVTSAGLVFYASPTIKDYLGFHQSDVVHQSVFDLIHTDDRSTFREQLHFALNPPAAADEDVLQSCGNTVMYNPEHLPPENSSFLERSFVCRFRCLLDNSSGFLALKFQGRLKYLHGQSQLRDNGACHRPQLALFTIAMPVQPPSIVEIRAKMLLFQTKHKLDFTPTGIDSRGKIVLGYSEIELCMKGSGYQFIHAADMMHCADNHIRMLKTGETGLTVFRLLSKPGSWVWVKSNAKMIYKGGRPEFIIAYQKAISNAEGEEYLRQRSLQLPFSFTKGEATLYNTGPTMDIPQHQSNKMFGNNDMKKDVVPGSLLDCFLSQDESLYTQTVETPLPVDQVFMDSRALVSVVSDAWQGKEATVTTSEPVVVKEEAKQSVMAVIGSFEKMAQSGDFYSALQTLEVDNAELLEWENALKRLGQEDSQSKVSSDLDSIVASDVFDYIDSILFKEKAEDCLDTVPPSCLTAINNHQQEPFTQAAHVSASDLCEPQLLQAPSPDCTYSPVNGLYIHQQDTVTVAVTSGQSAQTLSHQGPQADPSLPSLQQLQLHDIFSPSIELPGLTVPDISADSALASFQSHDQASVTHTGFHQDISGHVQQSNHLLLHQNSLQAPVMAGSCHIKSSVPQPNSLPPTVMDSLPPLIPCQDFTSSNAPNIPFQFSSPRLQESLPFEKHNLPLQQWPQSQQQKLLHASMMQNGHKTMPVLQSQNSQNQTCSSFFPRNDTRLNSTQQGGLAGYQAAAPSSCMFSSNPAGQDIRSISEPSSLKVPGTSLDQSPPQGSCYSQWNHSEPAVGTSAINQQNVRSLIVPPNMPSEHSHSIQHYLESNKHIQA; from the exons CCACCATGAAGAACAGCAAAAGCAGCGTGATGTTTCCTGGGCTGAACGGGCACAACAACATGGACACTACAGCCTTCTCTGAAGGCGACCTGCTGCTCCAG gCTCTGAACGGGTTCGTCATGGTGGTCACGTCAGCTGGGTTAGTGTTCTACGCCTCCCCCACAATCAAGGACTACCTGGGTTTCCACCAG TCAGACGTGGTGCATCAGAGTGTGTTTGATCTCATCCACACTGATGATCGGAGCACGTTCAGAGAGCAGCTCCACTTTGCTCTGAACCCACCTGCTGCAGCCGATGAGGATG TCTTGCAGAGTTGTGGTAATACAGTGATGTACAATCCGGAGCACCTGCCGCCGGAGAACTCTTCCTTCCTGGAGCGCAGCTTTGTGTGTCGCTTCCGCTGCCTGCTGGACAATTCCTCTGGCTTTCTG GCTCTCAAGTTCCAGGGGCGACTGAAGTACCTCCACGGCCAGAGTCAGCTGAGGGACAACGGGGCATGTCACAGACCTCAGCTGGCCCTGTTCACCATCGCCATGCCTGTGCAGCCTCCGTCCATCGTGGAGATCAGAGCTAAAATGCTCCTGTTTCAAACCAAGCACAAGCTGGACTTCACTCCCACAGGGATCGATAGCAG GGGGAAGATCGTGCTGGGCTATTCCGAGATTGAGCTGTGCATGAAAGGCTCCGGATACCAGTTTATCCACGCGGCTGACATGATGCACTGTGCCGACAACCACATCCGCA TGCTTAAAACAGGAGAGACTGGGCTGACTGTGTTCAGGCTCCTCAGCAAACCGGGCAGCTGGGTGTGGGTGAAGTCCAATGCCAAGATGATCTACAAAGGAGGGAGACCTGAATTTATCATTGCATATCAGAAAGCTATAAG TAACGCTGAGGGTGAGGAGTATCTGCGCCAAAGGAGCCTGCAGCTTCCCTTCAGCTTCACCAAAGGAGAGGCCACCCTCTATAACACCGGCCCCACCATGGACATCCCGCAACATCAGTCCAATAAAATGTTCGGCAACAATGACATGAAGAAGGATGTGGTGCCTGGCTCTTTGCTGGACTGCTTCTTGAGTCAGGATGAAAGTCTTTACACCCAGACTGTGGAGACCCCACTACCTGTGGATCAAGTGTTCATGGACAGCAGGGCCCTGGTCAGCGTTGTCAGTGATGCGTGGCAGGGGAAAGAGGCAACGGTCACAACAAGTGAGCCTGTTGTGGTGAAAGAGGAGGCCAAGCAGTCCGTCATGGCTGTGATCGGCAGCTTTGAAAAAATGGCGCAGAGTGGGGATTTTTATTCAGCTTTGCAAACACTGGAGGTGGATAATGCCGAGCTCTTAGAGTGGGAAAATGCTCTGAAGAGATTAGGACAGGAGGATTCGCAGAGTAAGGTCAGTTCTGATCTGGACAGCATTGTCGCCAGCGATGTATTTGACTACATCGACAGCATTTTGTTCAAGGAGAAAGCCGAGGATTGTCTGGACACTGTCCCTCCCAGCTGCCTCACCGCCATCAACAACCATCAGCAGGAGCCCTTCACTCAGGCTGCCCACGTCTCAGCCTCTGATCTCTGCGAGCCACAGTTATTGCAGGCACCCAGCCCTGATTGCACTTACTCTCCGGTGAACGGCCTCTACATTCACCAACAGGATACGGTCACTGTAGCAGTGACATCAGGGCAAAGCGCCCAGACGCTCTCTCACCAGGGTCCCCAGGCTGACCCCAGCCTGCCTTCTCTTCAGCAGCTCCAGCTCCATGACATCTTCAGCCCATCTATTGAGCTGCCTGGTCTCACTGTCCCTGACATCTCAGCTGATAGTGCTTTAGCTTCTTTTCAGTCCCATGACCAAGCGTCTGTCACACATACAGGCTTCCATCAGGACATTTCTGGTCACGTCCAGCAGTCCAACCATCTTTTGCTACACCAAAACAGTTTGCAGGCACCTGTAATGGCAGGAAGTTGTCACATAAAGAGCTCTGTTCCACAACCAAACAGTTTACCACCCACTGTTATGGACAGTCTGCCACCACTAATTCCTTGCCAAGACTTTACTTCCTCTAATGCACCTAATATTCCCTTTCAGTTTTCCTCACCTCGTCTGCAGGAAAGTCTTCCATTTGAAAAGCACAACCTTCCTCTTCAGCAGTGGCCacagagccagcagcaaaagctGCTTCATGCTAGCATGATGCAAAATGGACACAAGACCATGCCAGTACTGCAGAGCCAAAATTCACAAAACCAAACCTGTTCTAGTTTTTTCCCGAGGAATGACACCAGACTGAATAGCACACAGCAGGGAGGGCTGGCAGGTTACCAGGCAGCTGCACCCAGCAGCTGCATGTTTTCTTCCAACCCAGCCGGACAAGACATCCGGTCCATCTCTGAGCCTTCAAGCCTCAAGGTGCCTGGCACGTCTTTGGATCAGAGTCCTCCTCAAGGTTCCTGCTACTCCCAGTGGAACCACAGTGAGCCTGCGGTGGGCACATCAGCCatcaatcagcagaatgtcaGGTCTCTAATTGTTCCTCCCAATATGCCTTCAGAGCACTCACACAGCATTCAGCACTACCTAGAAAGCAACAAGCACATACAG GCGTAG